In Salana multivorans, a single genomic region encodes these proteins:
- a CDS encoding LLM class flavin-dependent oxidoreductase, which translates to MRFQVLDIVFNPPHPLTGETLPADERLARVVENAVLAEELGIDAYAIGERHAGPVLSSAPTVILAAVAQATERILLNTGVTVLSLLDPVRVAEDLATIDQLSRGRLEITIGKGNEVAQYPLFGKDLALQYEYLTENYELLRRLLAEEEVTWEGRFRAPLEGATTLPRPYDGPFRIWHGTASSSTAVELAARWGDPIFTANALQPRENYLRHIEHYREEYARHGWDPGRTYLGSGSGGLFLAATTERAVEQYRPLYEGQIAQSDARGHKDVLGKGTSFRSIEEAVERGPALVGSSERVAEKILDYHATYGHDVQSISLNPALEHAQQQDLLRQFAEEVVPLVRREVSTTLWGPQDSRRPASLRREQLVA; encoded by the coding sequence GTGAGGTTCCAGGTCCTCGACATCGTCTTCAACCCGCCCCACCCGCTGACCGGCGAGACGCTGCCCGCCGACGAACGCCTCGCCCGCGTCGTCGAGAACGCCGTGCTGGCCGAGGAGCTGGGCATCGACGCCTACGCGATCGGCGAGCGTCACGCCGGTCCGGTGCTGTCCTCCGCCCCGACCGTGATCCTCGCCGCGGTCGCGCAGGCGACCGAGCGCATCCTGCTCAACACGGGCGTCACCGTGCTCTCGCTGCTCGACCCCGTCCGGGTGGCCGAGGACCTCGCGACGATCGACCAGCTCAGCCGGGGCCGCCTGGAGATCACCATCGGCAAGGGGAACGAGGTCGCCCAGTACCCGCTGTTCGGCAAGGACCTCGCGCTGCAGTACGAGTACCTCACCGAGAACTACGAGCTGCTGCGGCGCCTGCTGGCCGAGGAGGAGGTCACCTGGGAGGGCCGGTTCCGAGCACCGCTCGAGGGCGCGACGACACTGCCCCGTCCCTACGACGGGCCCTTCCGGATCTGGCACGGCACCGCGAGCTCGAGCACCGCGGTGGAGCTCGCGGCCCGCTGGGGCGACCCGATCTTCACGGCGAACGCGCTGCAGCCACGCGAGAACTACCTGCGGCACATCGAGCACTACCGCGAGGAGTACGCCCGGCACGGGTGGGACCCCGGCCGCACCTACCTCGGCTCCGGCTCGGGCGGCCTGTTCCTCGCCGCGACGACCGAGCGGGCCGTCGAGCAGTACCGCCCCCTCTACGAGGGCCAGATCGCCCAGTCGGACGCGCGCGGTCACAAGGACGTGCTCGGCAAGGGCACGTCGTTCCGGTCGATCGAGGAGGCCGTCGAGCGCGGCCCGGCCCTCGTCGGTTCGAGCGAGCGGGTGGCGGAGAAGATCCTCGACTACCACGCGACCTACGGCCACGACGTCCAGTCGATCTCGCTCAACCCCGCGCTGGAGCACGCCCAGCAGCAGGACCTCCTGCGTCAGTTCGCGGAGGAGGTCGTCCCG